From Anopheles funestus chromosome 3RL, idAnoFuneDA-416_04, whole genome shotgun sequence, a single genomic window includes:
- the LOC125770585 gene encoding gamma-aminobutyric acid receptor subunit alpha-4 isoform X3, producing MGYSCESAHLQYRPVRSDRNQRSWSTEPLQLDTPRTTGDIRQPQTTTATNRSNRTPPTQPPDIASTLSPLRSTSVAEGLCSETEPARKERIVLAALKKRRRSLSPTEPTTHATIPRWHASFNLLRPSAVFDGYSTIVLEKLSRFISRHVAVTGQAVASHQHATIHQHVAPGSVSSTSATSRSPMTRITPSTSSSPGSQQARHADGESCRSEAQTEAQRAEPTQFQARTVHRDVAAVTSRPATSHHLVRHSLCLYAASSVLLALCYLTIPTVASDTAHPIFAEGKSDKEILDHLLKNSRYDKRLLPPVDDADFCCGMHTPEMAKHIPDMRVPGRPQNRGTLTVNVSVLLLSLASPDESSLKYEVEFLLQQQWFDPRLRYANQSQYEYLNAIHHHEDIWLPDTYFIMHGDFKDPIIPMHFALRIYRNGTINYLMRRHLILSCQGRLNIFPFDDPLCSFALESISYEQSAITYVWKNDEDTLRKSPSLTTLNAYLIQNQTIACPIKASWRAEGQTLSVEDEEFLCNLCQRRFEEQGNYSCLKVDLIFTRDRAFYFTTVFIPGIILVTSSFITFWLEWNAVPARSMIGVTTMLNFFTTSNGFRSTLPVVSNLTAMNVWDGVCMCFIYASLLEFVCVNYVGRKRPLHNVVYRPGENPVTQRLPAVLSRIGIILASPLETIDREFHTAIAAEKTTPATGTVSTAAAATVAAAATTTTRIAQTQPQRNVQLAPAATAATPIATTAGVATCAVGQRPAQATVVLCEEGLSTDTSTEPGLTHRRPTIETKLNEAGLMETSFGVKKRESGGPNEIVACTSCAGGTSPCTHSANNGCATETCFVQVRKKEPPHPIRVAKTIDVIARITFPSAYAVFLIFFFIHYKGFS from the exons ATGGGTTACTCGTGCGAAAGTGCGCATCTACAGTATCGACCAGTACGATCGGACCGCAACCAGCGAAGTTGGTCAACCGAACCACTGCAGCTGGACACCCCCAGAACAACCGGTGACATCCGTCAACCACAAACCACGACCGCAACTAACCGCAGCAACCGCACACCACCAACCCAACCGCCCGACATCGCATCGACGCTTTCGCCACTGCGAAGCACCAGTGTGGCCGAAGGGTTGTGCAGCGAAACCGAACCGGCCCGGAAGGAAAGGATCGTCCTGGCCGCGCTTAAGAAACGGCGAAGAAGTCTCTCCCCCACCGAGCCCACCACCCACGCCACCATTCCCCGGTGGCACGCTTCCTTCAACCTGCTTCGCCCGTCGGCCGTATTTGACGGTTACTCGACGATCGTGCTCGAAAAGCTGTCCCGCTTTATCAGCCGTCATGTTGCAGTGACCGGACAGGCAGTCGCATCACATCAGCATGCTACCATCCACCAGCATGTGGCCCCAGGTTCGGTCTCGTCCACTAGCGCTACGAGTCGCTCACCAATGACGCGCATCACACCGTCCACCAGCTCCAGTCCGGGCAGCCAGCAGGCGAGGCACGCGGATGGCGAGTCCTGCCGCAGCGAGGCGCAAACGGAAGCGCAACGTGCGGAACCAACGCAATTCCAGGCCCGCACCGTGCATCGGGACGTAGCGGCGGTCACTAGCAGGCCCGCCACTAGCCACCATCTTGTAAGACATTCACTTTGTTTATACGCAGCCTCTAGTGTACTACTAGCGTTATGTTATCTAACGATACCAACAGTTGCCTCAGACACAGCGCACCCCAT ATTCGCCGAAGGGAAGTCGGATAAGGAAATTTTAGATCATCTGTTAAAAAACTCTCGCTACGATAAGCGTTTGCTACCACCAGTGGACG ATGCGGATTTTTGCTGTGGCATGCACACGCCGGAAATGGCTAAACACATACCGGATATGCGTGTTCCAGGACGACCCCAGAATCGTG GTACATTGACTGTGAACGTTAGCGTTTTACTATTAAGCTTAGCGTCACCCGACGAATCTAGTTTG AAATATGAGGTGGAATTTTtactgcagcagcagtggtTCGATCCGCGGCTCCGATACGCAAACCAGTCGCAGTACGAGTATCTGAATGCGATACACCACCACGAAGATATTTGGTTACCGGATACGTACTTCATCATGCACGGCGACTTTAAGGATCCGATCATACCGATGCATTTTGCGCTTCGGATATACCGCAATGGAACGATTAATTATCTAATGAG GAGGCATCTCATACTGTCCTGCCAAGGACGGTTAAACATATTTCCCTTCGACGATCCACTGTGTTCTTTTGCTTTAGAAAGCA TATCGTACGAACAATCGGCAATAACGTACGTCTGGAAAAATGACGAGGACACTCTCCGGAAGAGTCCTTCGCTGACGACCTTAAACGCGTACTTGATACAGAACCAAACAATTGCCTGCCCCATCAAAGCGAGCTGGAGAG CCGAAGGACAAACGTTGTCGGTAGAAGACGAAGAGTTTCTTTGTAATTTATGTCAGAGACGATTTGAGGAGCAAG GAAATTACAGTTGTCTGAAGGTGGATTTAATATTTACAAGAGATCGAGCATTCTATTTCACCACCGTCTTTATACCGGGCATCATACTGGTGACGTCATCGTTCATCACCTTCTGGCTAGAATGGAACGCCGTACCGGCCCGTTCGATGATAG GTGTAACGACCATGTTGAATTTTTTCACCACCTCAAACGGTTTCCGCAGTACACTTCCGGTCGTGTCGAACCTGACGGCGATGAACGTGTGGGACGGCGTGTGCATGTGCTTCATCTACGCCTCGCTGCTGGAGTTCGTCTGCGTCAACTATGTCGGCCGGAAGCGACCGTTGCACAACGTTGTATATAGACCTGGAGAGAATCCAGTTACTCAG CGTCTTCCAGCTGTCCTAAGCAGGATCGGAATAATTCTCGCTAGTCCCCTG GAAACAATTGACCGCGAGTTTCACACCGCCATTGCCGCGGAGAAGACAACTCCGGCCACTGGCACGGTCTCTACTGCTGCCGCCGCTACTGTCGCTGCCGCCGCCACCACAACCACGCGCATCGCGCAAACGCAACCGCAACGCAATGTACAGCTAGCTCCAGCAGCTACCGCAGCAACCCCGATCGCCACCACAGCCGGAGTCGCTACGTGTGCCGTCGGTCAGCGACCGGCGCAAGCCACTGTGGTACTGTGCGAGGAAGGCCTGTCCACCGATACGTCCACCGAGCCCGGTCTAACCCACCGTCGTCCCACGATCGAGACGAAGCTTAACGAGGCCGGGCTCATGGAAACGAGCTTT
- the LOC125770585 gene encoding gamma-aminobutyric acid receptor subunit alpha-4 isoform X1: MGYSCESAHLQYRPVRSDRNQRSWSTEPLQLDTPRTTGDIRQPQTTTATNRSNRTPPTQPPDIASTLSPLRSTSVAEGLCSETEPARKERIVLAALKKRRRSLSPTEPTTHATIPRWHASFNLLRPSAVFDGYSTIVLEKLSRFISRHVAVTGQAVASHQHATIHQHVAPGSVSSTSATSRSPMTRITPSTSSSPGSQQARHADGESCRSEAQTEAQRAEPTQFQARTVHRDVAAVTSRPATSHHLVRHSLCLYAASSVLLALCYLTIPTVASDTAHPIRRGRVRFAEGKSDKEILDHLLKNSRYDKRLLPPVDDADFCCGMHTPEMAKHIPDMRVPGRPQNRGTLTVNVSVLLLSLASPDESSLKYEVEFLLQQQWFDPRLRYANQSQYEYLNAIHHHEDIWLPDTYFIMHGDFKDPIIPMHFALRIYRNGTINYLMRRHLILSCQGRLNIFPFDDPLCSFALESISYEQSAITYVWKNDEDTLRKSPSLTTLNAYLIQNQTIACPIKASWRAEGQTLSVEDEEFLCNLCQRRFEEQGNYSCLKVDLIFTRDRAFYFTTVFIPGIILVTSSFITFWLEWNAVPARSMIGVTTMLNFFTTSNGFRSTLPVVSNLTAMNVWDGVCMCFIYASLLEFVCVNYVGRKRPLHNVVYRPGENPVTQRLPAVLSRIGIILASPLETIDREFHTAIAAEKTTPATGTVSTAAAATVAAAATTTTRIAQTQPQRNVQLAPAATAATPIATTAGVATCAVGQRPAQATVVLCEEGLSTDTSTEPGLTHRRPTIETKLNEAGLMETSFGVKKRESGGPNEIVACTSCAGGTSPCTHSANNGCATETCFVQVRKKEPPHPIRVAKTIDVIARITFPSAYAVFLIFFFIHYKGFS, from the exons ATGGGTTACTCGTGCGAAAGTGCGCATCTACAGTATCGACCAGTACGATCGGACCGCAACCAGCGAAGTTGGTCAACCGAACCACTGCAGCTGGACACCCCCAGAACAACCGGTGACATCCGTCAACCACAAACCACGACCGCAACTAACCGCAGCAACCGCACACCACCAACCCAACCGCCCGACATCGCATCGACGCTTTCGCCACTGCGAAGCACCAGTGTGGCCGAAGGGTTGTGCAGCGAAACCGAACCGGCCCGGAAGGAAAGGATCGTCCTGGCCGCGCTTAAGAAACGGCGAAGAAGTCTCTCCCCCACCGAGCCCACCACCCACGCCACCATTCCCCGGTGGCACGCTTCCTTCAACCTGCTTCGCCCGTCGGCCGTATTTGACGGTTACTCGACGATCGTGCTCGAAAAGCTGTCCCGCTTTATCAGCCGTCATGTTGCAGTGACCGGACAGGCAGTCGCATCACATCAGCATGCTACCATCCACCAGCATGTGGCCCCAGGTTCGGTCTCGTCCACTAGCGCTACGAGTCGCTCACCAATGACGCGCATCACACCGTCCACCAGCTCCAGTCCGGGCAGCCAGCAGGCGAGGCACGCGGATGGCGAGTCCTGCCGCAGCGAGGCGCAAACGGAAGCGCAACGTGCGGAACCAACGCAATTCCAGGCCCGCACCGTGCATCGGGACGTAGCGGCGGTCACTAGCAGGCCCGCCACTAGCCACCATCTTGTAAGACATTCACTTTGTTTATACGCAGCCTCTAGTGTACTACTAGCGTTATGTTATCTAACGATACCAACAGTTGCCTCAGACACAGCGCACCCCAT CAGAAGAGGAAGAGTTCG ATTCGCCGAAGGGAAGTCGGATAAGGAAATTTTAGATCATCTGTTAAAAAACTCTCGCTACGATAAGCGTTTGCTACCACCAGTGGACG ATGCGGATTTTTGCTGTGGCATGCACACGCCGGAAATGGCTAAACACATACCGGATATGCGTGTTCCAGGACGACCCCAGAATCGTG GTACATTGACTGTGAACGTTAGCGTTTTACTATTAAGCTTAGCGTCACCCGACGAATCTAGTTTG AAATATGAGGTGGAATTTTtactgcagcagcagtggtTCGATCCGCGGCTCCGATACGCAAACCAGTCGCAGTACGAGTATCTGAATGCGATACACCACCACGAAGATATTTGGTTACCGGATACGTACTTCATCATGCACGGCGACTTTAAGGATCCGATCATACCGATGCATTTTGCGCTTCGGATATACCGCAATGGAACGATTAATTATCTAATGAG GAGGCATCTCATACTGTCCTGCCAAGGACGGTTAAACATATTTCCCTTCGACGATCCACTGTGTTCTTTTGCTTTAGAAAGCA TATCGTACGAACAATCGGCAATAACGTACGTCTGGAAAAATGACGAGGACACTCTCCGGAAGAGTCCTTCGCTGACGACCTTAAACGCGTACTTGATACAGAACCAAACAATTGCCTGCCCCATCAAAGCGAGCTGGAGAG CCGAAGGACAAACGTTGTCGGTAGAAGACGAAGAGTTTCTTTGTAATTTATGTCAGAGACGATTTGAGGAGCAAG GAAATTACAGTTGTCTGAAGGTGGATTTAATATTTACAAGAGATCGAGCATTCTATTTCACCACCGTCTTTATACCGGGCATCATACTGGTGACGTCATCGTTCATCACCTTCTGGCTAGAATGGAACGCCGTACCGGCCCGTTCGATGATAG GTGTAACGACCATGTTGAATTTTTTCACCACCTCAAACGGTTTCCGCAGTACACTTCCGGTCGTGTCGAACCTGACGGCGATGAACGTGTGGGACGGCGTGTGCATGTGCTTCATCTACGCCTCGCTGCTGGAGTTCGTCTGCGTCAACTATGTCGGCCGGAAGCGACCGTTGCACAACGTTGTATATAGACCTGGAGAGAATCCAGTTACTCAG CGTCTTCCAGCTGTCCTAAGCAGGATCGGAATAATTCTCGCTAGTCCCCTG GAAACAATTGACCGCGAGTTTCACACCGCCATTGCCGCGGAGAAGACAACTCCGGCCACTGGCACGGTCTCTACTGCTGCCGCCGCTACTGTCGCTGCCGCCGCCACCACAACCACGCGCATCGCGCAAACGCAACCGCAACGCAATGTACAGCTAGCTCCAGCAGCTACCGCAGCAACCCCGATCGCCACCACAGCCGGAGTCGCTACGTGTGCCGTCGGTCAGCGACCGGCGCAAGCCACTGTGGTACTGTGCGAGGAAGGCCTGTCCACCGATACGTCCACCGAGCCCGGTCTAACCCACCGTCGTCCCACGATCGAGACGAAGCTTAACGAGGCCGGGCTCATGGAAACGAGCTTT
- the LOC125770585 gene encoding gamma-aminobutyric acid receptor subunit alpha-4 isoform X6: MGYSCESAHLQYRPVRSDRNQRSWSTEPLQLDTPRTTGDIRQPQTTTATNRSNRTPPTQPPDIASTLSPLRSTSVAEGLCSETEPARKERIVLAALKKRRRSLSPTEPTTHATIPRWHASFNLLRPSAVFDGYSTIVLEKLSRFISRHVAVTGQAVASHQHATIHQHVAPGSVSSTSATSRSPMTRITPSTSSSPGSQQARHADGESCRSEAQTEAQRAEPTQFQARTVHRDVAAVTSRPATSHHLVRHSLCLYAASSVLLALCYLTIPTVASDTAHPIRRGRVRFAEGKSDKEILDHLLKNSRYDKRLLPPVDDADFCCGMHTPEMAKHIPDMRVPGRPQNRGTLTVNVSVLLLSLASPDESSLKYEVEFLLQQQWFDPRLRYANQSQYEYLNAIHHHEDIWLPDTYFIMHGDFKDPIIPMHFALRIYRNGTINYLMRRHLILSCQGRLNIFPFDDPLCSFALESISYEQSAITYVWKNDEDTLRKSPSLTTLNAYLIQNQTIACPIKASWRGNYSCLKVDLMFTRDRAFYFTTVFIPGIILVTSSFITFWLEWNAVPARVMIGVTTMLNFFTTSNGFRSTLPVVSNLTAMNVWDGVCMCFIYASLLEFVCVNYVGRKRPLHNVVYRPGENPVTQRLPAVLSRIGIILASPLETIDREFHTAIAAEKTTPATGTVSTAAAATVAAAATTTTRIAQTQPQRNVQLAPAATAATPIATTAGVATCAVGQRPAQATVVLCEEGLSTDTSTEPGLTHRRPTIETKLNEAGLMETSFGVKKRESGGPNEIVACTSCAGGTSPCTHSANNGCATETCFVQVRKKEPPHPIRVAKTIDVIARITFPSAYAVFLIFFFIHYKGFS; the protein is encoded by the exons ATGGGTTACTCGTGCGAAAGTGCGCATCTACAGTATCGACCAGTACGATCGGACCGCAACCAGCGAAGTTGGTCAACCGAACCACTGCAGCTGGACACCCCCAGAACAACCGGTGACATCCGTCAACCACAAACCACGACCGCAACTAACCGCAGCAACCGCACACCACCAACCCAACCGCCCGACATCGCATCGACGCTTTCGCCACTGCGAAGCACCAGTGTGGCCGAAGGGTTGTGCAGCGAAACCGAACCGGCCCGGAAGGAAAGGATCGTCCTGGCCGCGCTTAAGAAACGGCGAAGAAGTCTCTCCCCCACCGAGCCCACCACCCACGCCACCATTCCCCGGTGGCACGCTTCCTTCAACCTGCTTCGCCCGTCGGCCGTATTTGACGGTTACTCGACGATCGTGCTCGAAAAGCTGTCCCGCTTTATCAGCCGTCATGTTGCAGTGACCGGACAGGCAGTCGCATCACATCAGCATGCTACCATCCACCAGCATGTGGCCCCAGGTTCGGTCTCGTCCACTAGCGCTACGAGTCGCTCACCAATGACGCGCATCACACCGTCCACCAGCTCCAGTCCGGGCAGCCAGCAGGCGAGGCACGCGGATGGCGAGTCCTGCCGCAGCGAGGCGCAAACGGAAGCGCAACGTGCGGAACCAACGCAATTCCAGGCCCGCACCGTGCATCGGGACGTAGCGGCGGTCACTAGCAGGCCCGCCACTAGCCACCATCTTGTAAGACATTCACTTTGTTTATACGCAGCCTCTAGTGTACTACTAGCGTTATGTTATCTAACGATACCAACAGTTGCCTCAGACACAGCGCACCCCAT CAGAAGAGGAAGAGTTCG ATTCGCCGAAGGGAAGTCGGATAAGGAAATTTTAGATCATCTGTTAAAAAACTCTCGCTACGATAAGCGTTTGCTACCACCAGTGGACG ATGCGGATTTTTGCTGTGGCATGCACACGCCGGAAATGGCTAAACACATACCGGATATGCGTGTTCCAGGACGACCCCAGAATCGTG GTACATTGACTGTGAACGTTAGCGTTTTACTATTAAGCTTAGCGTCACCCGACGAATCTAGTTTG AAATATGAGGTGGAATTTTtactgcagcagcagtggtTCGATCCGCGGCTCCGATACGCAAACCAGTCGCAGTACGAGTATCTGAATGCGATACACCACCACGAAGATATTTGGTTACCGGATACGTACTTCATCATGCACGGCGACTTTAAGGATCCGATCATACCGATGCATTTTGCGCTTCGGATATACCGCAATGGAACGATTAATTATCTAATGAG GAGGCATCTCATACTGTCCTGCCAAGGACGGTTAAACATATTTCCCTTCGACGATCCACTGTGTTCTTTTGCTTTAGAAAGCA TATCGTACGAACAATCGGCAATAACGTACGTCTGGAAAAATGACGAGGACACTCTCCGGAAGAGTCCTTCGCTGACGACCTTAAACGCGTACTTGATACAGAACCAAACAATTGCCTGCCCCATCAAAGCGAGCTGGAGAG GTAATTACAGTTGCCTCAAGGTAGATCTTATGTTTACGCGGGATCGAGCCTTCTATTTCACGACCGTCTTTATACCGGGCATCATACTGGTGACCTCATCGTTTATCACGTTCTGGCTCGAATGGAATGCGGTCCCGGCAAGGGTCATGATAG GTGTAACGACCATGTTGAATTTTTTCACCACCTCAAACGGTTTCCGCAGTACACTTCCGGTCGTGTCGAACCTGACGGCGATGAACGTGTGGGACGGCGTGTGCATGTGCTTCATCTACGCCTCGCTGCTGGAGTTCGTCTGCGTCAACTATGTCGGCCGGAAGCGACCGTTGCACAACGTTGTATATAGACCTGGAGAGAATCCAGTTACTCAG CGTCTTCCAGCTGTCCTAAGCAGGATCGGAATAATTCTCGCTAGTCCCCTG GAAACAATTGACCGCGAGTTTCACACCGCCATTGCCGCGGAGAAGACAACTCCGGCCACTGGCACGGTCTCTACTGCTGCCGCCGCTACTGTCGCTGCCGCCGCCACCACAACCACGCGCATCGCGCAAACGCAACCGCAACGCAATGTACAGCTAGCTCCAGCAGCTACCGCAGCAACCCCGATCGCCACCACAGCCGGAGTCGCTACGTGTGCCGTCGGTCAGCGACCGGCGCAAGCCACTGTGGTACTGTGCGAGGAAGGCCTGTCCACCGATACGTCCACCGAGCCCGGTCTAACCCACCGTCGTCCCACGATCGAGACGAAGCTTAACGAGGCCGGGCTCATGGAAACGAGCTTT